One Pueribacillus theae genomic window, TAACAACTAGTAATCTATAATATGACTGGTGTATTTCCACAACGTCGTTAAAAGCGATCGGATTTCCTTCGTTCAATCCAGAATATTACACTTGCCCCAATCATGCTAGTACAGGTGGCCGATGTTCTAACGACAACGGCTTTACTGATTCTCTATAGTCGGTTTACGAAGGTCGTCGGTAAGCTTTCGAAGAGATTGACAGGAGAGAATCAAGTAATCGAGTATGGTCTGTAACTCCTCTTGACTGTACTTCGAGTAGAGTTCAAGCATGGCATCGTTTAACGGAGTGAATGCCTTTTTAATCGTATGCAATTGCGAATAGAGTGGCTCGGCATAGACCACTCTGAGATCGTTAGGATCCTTCGTCCGGCGGATATAGCCCGCTTTTTCTAAGCGATTTAGCACGCTTGTAATAGCACCCGTGGTTAGTCCCGTCCACTCTGCTAGCTGTCCTGCAGTGGCTCTTCCTCTGCTTAGAATCAAATCTAAGCACTTATGATCTGTAATGTTAAGGCCAAGATGCCCAGCTATCGCCTGATGAAACATGATCGTTTGAGTGGATAACTGTTTGGAAGCTTCTAAAAGTGACAGATGAAGGTCTGTTTGTGTCGGTCGCATCATACATACCCCCTTTGATTTATTTCGATTCATAAAGTATAGCATAAAGGATCCATTCACTGAGCGATATATGTTGGGGCAATCAGAACTAAAGTTTAGGAACTCTTAATCAGCCTTAAGACTGAGGTAAAGGTAACGACTGGTTGATATTATGAAATAAACATGATTCATCCATATATCTTAATAATTAAGATAAATTTCAGGAAAAGAGGGAACAGTCGTGTTCGAATTCCTTATGGGAGTAGAATTTTTGTTATTACTATTACTAGTGGGTGTTTCAGGGGCTACTGGCTATGCCGCGAATTACCTCAAATATTGTGGAAGAGAGTGAATCGAGCTTCCGAATATGGCTAAAAGCAGCCAAAGTTGGCGTCTATATCGGTACCGCCCTAATCATGGTTTGAGCACTGGACATCATGATAATTTTCGTAAATTACGGATGGCTATTTATCATGGACCGGGTCTTGAACCTATTGCCTTTGTTAAGCTTGCCAGCGGCAATTGTGTTGATCTTTGCGCTGCCTAACTTATCGAGGGAAACCAATAAAAAGTCTTTACTGTTCTTTATTGTGTCTATACATGTAATGACTGTTGGAGCAATACTTGCCTTTTTTCTAGTAACGATAGACATACCTGCCATTCCTAATACAAAAGATCTTTTGATTTATGGCGGGGCACTGATCATTTCAGCAGGTCTGCTATGGCTTTACCATGGAAGAAGGATAAGGATTCTGGAAAATCGGCTTCCCCAATTTAGCATAAGAATCATAAGAGGAGCTGTATATTTCGTTTTGGTGTTTGGAGTAGCCATAACAGGATTAGTCGTTTCTCAAAAGATGAGTGAATTTCCTGGCAGGATGAACATGGTCCATCACCATACTGCCGATTTTGGGGGTGGAGATTCCAGCTCAGATGAAAATACAAATGCCCACCA contains:
- a CDS encoding MarR family winged helix-turn-helix transcriptional regulator, giving the protein MRPTQTDLHLSLLEASKQLSTQTIMFHQAIAGHLGLNITDHKCLDLILSRGRATAGQLAEWTGLTTGAITSVLNRLEKAGYIRRTKDPNDLRVVYAEPLYSQLHTIKKAFTPLNDAMLELYSKYSQEELQTILDYLILSCQSLRKLTDDLRKPTIENQ